A genomic region of Pseudomonas migulae contains the following coding sequences:
- a CDS encoding putative bifunctional diguanylate cyclase/phosphodiesterase — protein MNTRPSFHSKTFPESQRDILGMIATDHHLGDILCAICQMHDAQTPETFCSILLTDAEGKHLLSGAAPGLPAEYSEAIHGMAIGPQEGTCGTAAFRRELVVTEDIAQDPNWERFRSLALGHNLRSCWSVPLLSHQGNVLGTFALYQNRAHAPDEAQIQRLAFAAQLAVIAIRRERDGQRLEESEQRFRSLFTYNPNPVFALDLAGNIQSVNPAGLKLKPHTATDFLGHHFSRLLLEEDLERVSQHFSAARAGEPQRFEARLLDESDKLLTMDISNLPIMVNGEIVGVFGIARDISEQKHFERQLSFNASHDRLTGLLNRVSLEDRLMLDCHISRRRKRRLAVMCIDLDGFKSINDSIGHYFGDQVLIEVAQRMTRQVRPGDTIVRMGGDEFIVLLPNLLRDEDVVPVVERLMASIARPYCIQGIDLHVSASIGITLSDGHIEQPMQLIQQADMAMYKAKQQGRNNFQWYTSDLNQRVCEHASLRNDLQKAIETQSFKLHYQPQIEARTGRVVGIEALLRWEHPEKGFISPAVFVPVAEDSGQIIPLSLWVLDTACAHLRQLGEQGITGISMAVNISPMHFQRGHFVQYVQATLEKHGLCGEQLELEITESLLLHNAEQAIDTLHRLKALGVCIALDDFGTGFSSLSYLKRLPIDKIKIDRSFIQEIATDHHDAAITQGIISMAHHLSLTVVAEGVETASQVDFLKGSRCDVFQGYYFAKPMPYADIEAFLSHPASHP, from the coding sequence ATGAATACTCGTCCGAGCTTTCACAGCAAGACCTTCCCCGAGTCGCAACGTGACATTCTCGGCATGATCGCGACCGACCATCATCTGGGCGACATACTCTGCGCCATCTGTCAGATGCACGACGCACAGACCCCCGAAACCTTCTGCTCTATCCTGCTCACTGATGCCGAGGGCAAACACTTGCTAAGCGGCGCGGCGCCCGGGCTGCCGGCCGAGTACAGCGAGGCGATTCATGGAATGGCCATTGGTCCACAGGAAGGAACCTGCGGTACCGCAGCATTCCGGCGCGAGCTTGTGGTCACCGAAGACATCGCCCAGGACCCAAACTGGGAGCGTTTCCGCAGCCTGGCGCTGGGGCATAACCTGCGTTCCTGCTGGTCGGTGCCGTTGCTCTCCCATCAAGGAAACGTGTTGGGTACATTTGCCCTGTACCAGAACCGCGCCCATGCGCCGGACGAGGCGCAGATTCAACGATTGGCCTTTGCAGCCCAACTGGCAGTCATTGCGATCCGCCGCGAACGTGACGGCCAACGTCTGGAGGAAAGCGAACAACGTTTTCGATCATTGTTCACCTACAATCCCAACCCGGTGTTCGCCCTCGATCTGGCCGGCAACATCCAGAGTGTGAATCCGGCAGGCCTGAAGCTGAAACCGCACACCGCAACCGATTTCCTCGGTCATCACTTTTCCCGCCTGTTGCTCGAAGAAGACCTGGAACGGGTCAGTCAGCATTTTTCCGCAGCCCGCGCTGGAGAGCCTCAACGCTTCGAGGCACGGCTTCTCGACGAGAGTGATAAATTGCTGACCATGGACATTTCCAACCTGCCGATCATGGTCAACGGAGAGATCGTCGGGGTATTTGGCATAGCCCGAGACATCAGCGAGCAGAAGCATTTCGAGCGCCAATTGAGCTTCAATGCCAGCCATGACCGGCTGACCGGTTTGCTTAACCGTGTTTCGCTTGAAGACCGGCTTATGCTGGATTGTCACATCAGTCGTCGGCGCAAGCGTCGTCTGGCGGTGATGTGCATTGACCTGGATGGATTCAAATCCATCAACGATTCGATCGGGCATTACTTCGGCGATCAGGTGCTGATTGAGGTGGCGCAGCGTATGACCCGGCAGGTTCGTCCCGGTGACACCATCGTGCGCATGGGCGGTGACGAATTTATCGTGCTGCTGCCGAACCTGCTTCGTGATGAGGACGTTGTACCGGTGGTCGAGCGCTTGATGGCCAGCATTGCCAGACCCTACTGCATCCAAGGCATTGACCTGCACGTGAGTGCAAGTATTGGCATCACCCTGAGCGATGGTCACATCGAGCAGCCGATGCAGCTGATCCAGCAGGCTGACATGGCCATGTACAAAGCCAAGCAGCAAGGGCGCAACAACTTTCAGTGGTACACCAGCGATCTCAATCAGCGCGTTTGCGAGCACGCGAGCCTGCGCAATGACCTGCAAAAGGCTATCGAAACTCAATCGTTCAAGCTGCATTATCAACCGCAGATAGAGGCGCGCACGGGGCGGGTGGTCGGGATCGAAGCGTTGCTGCGCTGGGAGCATCCTGAAAAAGGATTTATCTCACCCGCTGTGTTTGTGCCGGTGGCAGAGGACAGTGGTCAGATCATCCCGCTGAGCCTTTGGGTACTCGATACGGCCTGCGCGCACTTGCGCCAGTTAGGCGAGCAGGGCATCACTGGCATCTCGATGGCGGTGAATATTTCGCCGATGCATTTTCAGCGTGGCCATTTCGTCCAGTATGTACAAGCCACCCTGGAGAAACACGGACTCTGTGGTGAGCAACTGGAGTTGGAGATCACCGAGTCGCTTCTGTTGCATAACGCTGAACAGGCGATCGACACGTTGCACCGGCTCAAGGCGTTGGGGGTTTGCATTGCGCTCGATGATTTCGGCACCGGTTTTTCCAGCCTCAGCTACCTCAAGCGTTTGCCCATCGACAAGATCAAGATTGACCGCTCGTTCATCCAGGAAATCGCCACCGACCATCACGATGCTGCGATCACCCAAGGCATAATTTCCATGGCCCATCACCTCAGCCTGACGGTGGTCGCCGAAGGTGTGGAAACGGCGTCTCAGGTGGATTTCCTGAAGGGCAGCCGCTGCGATGTTTTTCAGGGGTATTACTTTGCCAAACCAATGCCCTATGCAGACATCGAAGCTTTCCTGAGCCATCCCGCGTCCCATCCCTGA